A part of Deinococcota bacterium genomic DNA contains:
- the lepB gene encoding signal peptidase I, giving the protein MTTGNPAPPPSEQPSWLAKFLSYLIAFALGIFVVTFLFTTVGISGDSMQPSLHDGERVFVPKYEYWLRQVGLGHYERGEIIFFRPPLSVAEPRLRLPILGLDLPSFYIKRVVGLPGERVAIRRGVIYIDGRPLAEDYLRGLGYSSNESMPELRVPADAYFVVGDNRHPYGSLDSRRFGPIAEDAIAGRVNFVLWPPLRRGEGGVWQLNLRSLAASGASR; this is encoded by the coding sequence ATGACCACCGGTAACCCCGCACCGCCTCCCTCCGAGCAGCCGTCCTGGCTCGCCAAGTTCTTGAGCTATCTCATCGCCTTTGCCCTGGGCATCTTCGTGGTGACCTTTCTCTTCACCACGGTGGGCATCTCGGGCGACTCGATGCAGCCGAGCCTGCATGACGGCGAGCGGGTCTTCGTCCCCAAGTACGAGTACTGGCTGAGGCAGGTGGGGCTGGGCCACTACGAGCGCGGCGAGATCATCTTCTTCAGGCCACCCCTGAGCGTCGCCGAGCCGCGCCTGCGGCTGCCGATCCTGGGCCTGGACCTGCCGAGCTTCTACATCAAGCGGGTGGTCGGCCTGCCCGGCGAGCGCGTGGCGATCAGGCGCGGCGTCATCTATATCGACGGCCGCCCGCTGGCCGAGGACTACCTGCGCGGCCTGGGCTACAGCAGCAACGAGTCGATGCCCGAGCTGCGCGTGCCCGCGGACGCCTACTTCGTCGTCGGCGACAACCGCCACCCCTATGGCAGCCTGGACTCGAGGCGCTTTGGCCCCATCGCCGAGGACGCCATCGCCGGCCGGGTCAACTTCGTCCTGTGGCCGCCGCTGCGCCGCGGCGAGGGCGGCGTCTGGCAGCTCAACCTGCGCTCGCTGGCCGCGTCCGGTGCCTCCCGCTAA